From Leptospira stimsonii, a single genomic window includes:
- the pgsA gene encoding CDP-diacylglycerol--glycerol-3-phosphate 3-phosphatidyltransferase yields MNKVIFNIPNILTMLRVAAVPFFVWFLFQKELEYHIAALILFVVASLTDLIDGYLARKWNQETEFGKFLDPLADKIIVTGCFVTFIFLQEQIEFWMVCLIIGRDMLITCLRYLAIRQGQSIRTTMLGKVKTVFQMGAIVLILVFFILVSSKKRILINEAYASGKASGLTVFEIATGNAIYFFQNLNKNTTLGDIIFGLGAFVPYWGMLITTAITVFSGLRYMVSNNQVLYPSNIKRMFQKRGTKSNHS; encoded by the coding sequence ATGAACAAAGTTATTTTCAATATTCCTAATATACTTACGATGCTCCGCGTAGCCGCGGTTCCATTTTTTGTCTGGTTTTTATTCCAGAAAGAATTGGAATATCATATAGCCGCCCTGATTCTTTTTGTCGTCGCGTCACTGACCGATCTCATCGACGGTTATCTCGCCCGCAAATGGAACCAGGAAACCGAGTTCGGTAAATTTTTGGATCCTCTTGCGGATAAGATCATCGTGACCGGATGTTTTGTTACCTTTATCTTTTTGCAGGAACAGATCGAATTCTGGATGGTATGTCTGATCATCGGAAGAGACATGCTCATCACTTGTCTTCGTTATCTTGCGATTCGCCAGGGACAATCGATCCGAACTACGATGCTCGGCAAAGTGAAGACCGTATTTCAGATGGGAGCCATCGTTCTCATTCTCGTCTTCTTTATTCTCGTATCGAGTAAGAAAAGAATTCTGATCAACGAGGCGTATGCTTCCGGAAAGGCTTCCGGTCTCACCGTCTTCGAGATCGCAACCGGGAATGCGATTTACTTTTTTCAAAACTTAAACAAGAATACCACCTTGGGAGATATCATCTTCGGTCTCGGAGCCTTCGTTCCTTATTGGGGAATGCTGATCACGACCGCGATCACCGTGTTCTCGGGGCTTCGTTATATGGTATCCAACAACCAAGTTCTTTATCCCTCCAATATCAAAAGGATGTTTCAGAAACGTGGAACCAAGAGCAACCATTCTTAA
- a CDS encoding ankyrin repeat domain-containing protein has protein sequence MDLTFAAYEGNLNQVKEMIRLGASVNAVDGCGDFPLYKANQIEIYKVLLENGANPNQQNRSGFTALMNARTAEQIGLLLENGANPNLRNEDGFTALMLHSYSGNIDMVRLLLENEADVTLRTNPPGSVSAFLQAMEEDNLEIMKLLVEYGVNLEEEDRAYESNTGETLLEAAISDETRSFIEACLK, from the coding sequence ATGGATTTAACATTTGCAGCCTACGAGGGAAATTTGAATCAGGTTAAGGAAATGATTCGTTTGGGAGCATCCGTCAACGCAGTCGATGGATGCGGAGATTTCCCGTTATATAAGGCAAACCAAATTGAAATTTACAAAGTTCTTTTGGAAAACGGCGCAAATCCGAATCAGCAAAATCGTAGCGGTTTTACTGCACTTATGAATGCAAGGACGGCGGAGCAGATAGGTCTTCTTTTGGAAAACGGCGCAAATCCGAATCTTCGAAACGAAGACGGTTTTACAGCTTTAATGCTTCATTCTTATTCAGGAAATATTGATATGGTCAGGCTGCTTCTTGAGAACGAAGCAGACGTAACTCTGAGAACAAATCCACCCGGTAGCGTGAGCGCATTCTTGCAGGCGATGGAAGAAGACAATTTGGAAATTATGAAACTCTTAGTCGAATATGGAGTAAATCTCGAAGAAGAGGATCGAGCCTACGAATCCAATACCGGAGAAACTCTTCTCGAAGCAGCTATATCCGACGAAACTCGATCTTTCATCGAAGCCTGTCTGAAATAG
- a CDS encoding riboflavin synthase, whose product MFTGLVETTGRILEIKDTADGKDFLVETTWVQPDLKIGDSISVNGCCQTVTEFTDQGSRFRFYSSFKTLELTNFGNLKIGEEVNLERSALPTTRLGGHLVSGHIDGTGTILKKEEREGGTVVSYSVKNDSSFSKYIAPRGSITVDGISLTVVDSRPEEFDLVLIPETLKKTNAKAWKPGTILNLEIDLVARYLEQLLKYK is encoded by the coding sequence ATGTTTACAGGACTCGTAGAAACGACCGGTAGAATTTTAGAAATCAAAGATACGGCGGACGGGAAGGATTTTCTCGTGGAGACGACTTGGGTCCAACCGGATCTAAAAATAGGAGATTCCATTTCCGTGAATGGTTGTTGTCAAACCGTAACCGAGTTTACGGATCAAGGAAGTCGCTTTCGATTCTACTCCAGTTTCAAAACTCTTGAGCTCACGAACTTCGGAAATCTAAAGATCGGAGAAGAGGTCAACCTGGAACGGAGCGCGTTGCCGACGACTCGTTTGGGTGGGCATCTTGTGAGCGGACATATCGACGGGACCGGAACCATTCTTAAAAAAGAGGAACGGGAAGGTGGAACCGTGGTAAGCTATTCGGTGAAAAACGATTCTTCCTTTTCCAAATACATCGCTCCTCGAGGAAGTATCACCGTGGACGGAATTTCTCTCACCGTCGTGGATTCGAGACCGGAAGAATTCGATCTCGTCTTAATCCCGGAGACTCTCAAAAAGACCAACGCGAAAGCTTGGAAACCGGGGACGATTCTCAATTTAGAAATCGATCTCGTGGCGCGCTACTTAGAACAACTCCTAAAATATAAATAG
- the secF gene encoding protein translocase subunit SecF, producing the protein MFDFIKYKYVSIGASLALILFGFGYTFLVHGGFANSLDFNGGLRTVVEFDKSVDRKKLETYFADNKIEAVLLLLEKEKNHFQIDIGLGSVDAILQKYKEKNGLKAEDKVELSAIDALISILIADFGINKSQVLSANQVGAVVGGELSSTGITLLGLTMVIILAYISFRFQFKFALGAIIALTHDLVLTIAFIGFFQIKPSVPIIAALLTLLGYSINDTIVVFDRIRENAAGNLNETFGQTINTSINQTLGRTFNTSFATLISIVAIIIGGATELFDFAYVLTFGIIIGTYSSIFIAAPLVDIYDHFSRRIRA; encoded by the coding sequence ATGTTTGATTTTATAAAATATAAATACGTCTCTATCGGCGCATCGCTTGCGTTGATTTTATTTGGATTCGGTTATACTTTTCTTGTTCACGGAGGGTTTGCCAACTCTCTCGATTTCAACGGCGGACTGAGAACCGTTGTAGAATTCGACAAGAGCGTGGATCGTAAAAAATTAGAAACATACTTCGCGGATAATAAGATCGAAGCCGTTCTTCTTCTTTTGGAAAAAGAGAAGAATCACTTTCAGATCGATATCGGGCTCGGTTCCGTCGACGCGATCCTTCAAAAATACAAAGAAAAGAACGGACTGAAAGCGGAAGACAAGGTGGAACTTTCCGCGATCGACGCATTGATCTCCATTCTGATCGCGGACTTTGGAATCAACAAGAGCCAGGTTCTGAGCGCCAATCAGGTGGGGGCCGTTGTCGGAGGCGAACTTTCCTCTACGGGAATTACGCTTCTCGGGCTTACGATGGTGATCATTCTCGCTTACATCAGTTTTCGATTTCAATTTAAGTTTGCCTTGGGAGCGATTATCGCTCTTACGCACGACTTAGTTCTAACGATCGCGTTTATCGGATTCTTTCAGATAAAACCGAGCGTTCCGATCATTGCGGCGCTTCTGACCTTACTCGGTTATTCCATCAACGATACGATCGTGGTCTTCGATAGAATTCGCGAGAATGCGGCGGGGAATCTGAATGAAACTTTCGGACAAACGATCAATACTTCGATCAATCAGACCTTGGGTCGAACGTTTAACACCTCTTTTGCGACCTTGATTTCGATCGTGGCGATCATTATCGGTGGAGCGACCGAACTCTTCGATTTTGCATACGTTCTTACTTTTGGAATCATCATCGGAACCTATTCTTCGATTTTTATCGCGGCGCCTCTGGTCGATATCTACGACCACTTTTCAAGAAGGATTCGTGCCTGA
- the yajC gene encoding preprotein translocase subunit YajC: MNSMILLQLAQAAGDGDKSPFSTLLLIPIMLVIMYFLVIRPQRSEEKKRKEMIESLKKGDEVITSSGIHGKVVEIKDNNEVVVLNIAKDTNVSFTASTVVKKKQADK, encoded by the coding sequence TTGAATTCAATGATACTACTTCAATTGGCACAAGCCGCCGGCGACGGAGACAAGTCACCTTTCTCTACGTTGCTCTTGATTCCGATCATGCTCGTGATCATGTATTTTCTCGTGATTCGTCCACAAAGAAGCGAAGAGAAAAAACGCAAAGAGATGATCGAAAGCCTCAAAAAAGGCGACGAGGTCATCACGTCTTCCGGGATTCACGGCAAAGTTGTGGAAATCAAAGACAACAACGAAGTCGTCGTCTTAAACATCGCGAAAGATACAAACGTATCTTTTACTGCGAGTACAGTTGTTAAAAAGAAACAAGCGGACAAATGA
- the trpD gene encoding anthranilate phosphoribosyltransferase has protein sequence MEPRATILKLIDRKHLTSEEAETFLNHVMKGEVSEILLSSFLTAMRANGESVEEVLGCTLALRKNALRPKTVFPFDLLDTCGTGGDGQGTINISTLSAITLASLGIKVAKHGNRSVSSHTGSSDILTRLGYKTEKTQEEVEQHLVSQGFTFLFAPMWHPSMKYAGPVRKELGFRTVFNMIGPLSNPFSPQYQIIGVYEPELMELFIKVLQALGLKRAMVCHSRDGLDEFSIFSITDYSFLENGVISRHSFDPSLLKLPILKKEEVYASSSDHAEALARRVLQGEAIAGSHAVALNAGAGLFVMGKAPSIEEGYKNALEAILSGKTKKYFEDLISKG, from the coding sequence GTGGAACCAAGAGCAACCATTCTTAAACTGATCGATCGCAAACATCTCACTTCCGAAGAAGCGGAGACGTTTCTCAATCACGTCATGAAAGGAGAAGTTTCCGAAATTCTTCTTTCCTCATTTTTGACTGCGATGAGAGCCAACGGAGAGTCGGTCGAGGAAGTTCTCGGTTGCACCTTAGCGCTTCGCAAAAACGCGCTTCGCCCCAAGACCGTATTTCCCTTCGACCTTTTGGACACTTGTGGAACCGGAGGAGACGGGCAGGGGACGATCAATATCAGCACCCTTTCCGCGATCACTCTTGCTTCTTTAGGAATCAAAGTCGCCAAACACGGAAACCGATCGGTTTCCTCACATACTGGATCGAGTGATATTCTTACGAGGCTCGGTTATAAAACCGAAAAGACCCAAGAAGAAGTGGAACAACATCTGGTTTCCCAAGGCTTCACCTTTCTTTTTGCTCCGATGTGGCATCCTTCTATGAAATACGCGGGACCGGTTCGTAAAGAATTGGGCTTTCGAACGGTCTTCAATATGATCGGACCACTTTCCAATCCGTTTTCTCCCCAGTATCAGATCATCGGGGTTTACGAACCGGAACTCATGGAACTCTTTATCAAGGTCTTACAAGCGCTTGGCTTAAAACGGGCTATGGTCTGCCATTCTCGGGACGGTTTGGATGAGTTTTCGATTTTTTCGATCACCGATTATTCTTTTCTGGAGAATGGGGTGATCAGTCGTCATTCTTTTGATCCTTCTCTTCTAAAACTGCCGATACTAAAAAAAGAAGAAGTATATGCTTCTTCTTCCGATCACGCGGAAGCTTTGGCAAGAAGAGTTTTGCAAGGAGAGGCGATCGCGGGATCACATGCGGTTGCATTGAATGCAGGCGCGGGACTTTTTGTGATGGGAAAAGCTCCGAGTATCGAAGAAGGATACAAAAATGCCCTGGAAGCGATTCTTTCTGGAAAAACAAAGAAGTATTTCGAAGATTTAATTTCCAAAGGGTAA
- the secD gene encoding protein translocase subunit SecD → MKSATWIFLPLAIILAATIVLYPNFAPRELELAVRKEFASLPEEQKKEILSKFEKRWNAEYKQSDWVISPSPSDLKDESFLLVKGRFVTSAKINQISQENPELILEAKNKLRPTLVEEWITKGRPLTIKLGLDLQGGMRVAMKGDFDDYASKLRESYIKEIENLKKTIADPSNDEKEKKKAKDRLEEIEGYFELSPSRKLLELEKAKLIIDNRLTSQNLTEPQVRIQKDQDSIEVSLPGVTNSSQILEIIQNTETVEYRLEEPENSAGNGVTYAAIIQQEENKLLEAGKREETDIVKYQNIVKQKLGKAEQDRFLQALEDKYKIPKEKYRIFAYWKRGNSQNSPQLPRNFIVLEKAIALDGRDMRDARPAFENNSFGYIVSFTLTSSGAEKFFEITSQNKGRNLAIVWGDKVVSAPTIRGAIAGGMAQIDGSFTKEEAVDLANVISEGALPIPLRVLEMRFIGPTLGIESIEVGIKAVGIGFILVMLYMLLIYRLSGMVANIALFANIIILSALLSLMGFTLTLPGFAGIILTVGMAVDANVIIYERIKEELVAGKSASVAVAQGFDNAFWTIIDSNVTTLISGILMIRLGNGPIKGFAITLCWGIVTSLFTSLFLSRLIMDLLVNKLGVQKLQIGFKKLES, encoded by the coding sequence TTGAAATCTGCGACATGGATTTTCCTGCCGCTCGCCATTATTTTAGCGGCCACCATTGTATTGTATCCCAACTTCGCTCCGAGAGAGTTGGAGCTTGCGGTAAGAAAAGAATTTGCGTCCCTTCCGGAAGAGCAAAAAAAAGAAATCCTATCTAAGTTTGAAAAACGATGGAATGCGGAATACAAACAATCCGATTGGGTGATCTCACCTTCTCCTTCCGATCTGAAAGACGAATCCTTTCTTTTGGTAAAAGGAAGATTTGTAACATCCGCAAAGATCAACCAGATTTCTCAGGAAAATCCAGAACTCATCCTCGAAGCCAAAAACAAACTTCGTCCCACTCTTGTGGAAGAATGGATCACAAAAGGACGTCCTCTCACGATCAAACTCGGTCTCGATTTACAAGGTGGGATGAGGGTCGCGATGAAAGGGGATTTCGATGACTATGCTTCGAAACTCAGAGAAAGTTATATTAAAGAAATTGAAAACTTAAAGAAAACGATCGCGGATCCTTCGAACGACGAGAAGGAAAAGAAAAAAGCAAAGGATCGTCTGGAAGAGATCGAAGGTTATTTCGAACTTTCACCAAGCCGTAAACTTTTAGAACTCGAAAAAGCGAAACTCATCATCGACAATCGTCTTACGAGTCAAAACTTAACCGAACCTCAGGTTCGGATTCAAAAAGATCAGGATTCGATCGAAGTTTCTCTTCCTGGGGTAACGAATTCTTCTCAAATTTTGGAAATCATTCAGAACACGGAAACAGTGGAATACCGTCTCGAAGAACCTGAGAATTCGGCTGGAAACGGAGTTACCTACGCGGCCATCATTCAACAGGAAGAAAACAAACTTCTGGAAGCCGGCAAAAGAGAAGAAACCGACATCGTTAAATATCAGAATATCGTAAAACAAAAACTCGGAAAAGCAGAACAGGATCGTTTTCTCCAAGCACTCGAAGACAAGTATAAAATTCCAAAAGAGAAATATAGAATCTTCGCCTATTGGAAAAGAGGGAACAGCCAGAATTCTCCTCAGCTTCCGAGAAACTTTATCGTTCTTGAAAAAGCGATCGCTCTGGACGGAAGAGATATGAGAGACGCAAGACCCGCGTTTGAAAATAATTCCTTCGGATATATCGTTTCGTTTACTCTTACGAGTAGTGGAGCCGAGAAATTTTTCGAGATCACTTCTCAGAACAAGGGAAGAAATCTCGCCATCGTCTGGGGAGACAAGGTGGTTTCCGCTCCTACGATTCGAGGCGCGATCGCGGGCGGGATGGCTCAGATCGATGGATCCTTTACAAAAGAAGAAGCGGTGGATCTTGCGAACGTGATCAGCGAAGGAGCGCTTCCGATTCCACTCCGAGTTTTGGAGATGAGATTTATCGGACCGACTCTCGGGATCGAATCGATCGAAGTCGGTATCAAAGCCGTCGGGATCGGATTCATTCTTGTGATGCTTTATATGCTCTTGATCTATCGACTTTCCGGAATGGTTGCGAACATCGCCCTTTTTGCGAACATCATCATCTTGAGCGCACTTCTTTCTTTGATGGGATTCACTCTCACTCTTCCGGGTTTTGCGGGGATCATCCTCACGGTCGGTATGGCGGTGGACGCTAACGTGATCATCTATGAAAGGATCAAAGAAGAATTGGTGGCCGGTAAGTCCGCGTCCGTTGCGGTCGCCCAAGGTTTTGACAACGCCTTCTGGACGATCATCGATAGTAACGTGACTACTTTGATTTCCGGAATTCTCATGATTCGCCTCGGAAACGGACCGATCAAAGGTTTCGCGATCACGCTTTGTTGGGGTATCGTTACTTCACTTTTTACCTCTTTATTCCTGAGTCGTCTGATCATGGATCTTTTGGTCAATAAGCTGGGAGTTCAGAAACTCCAGATCGGCTTTAAAAAATTGGAGTCTTAA
- a CDS encoding bifunctional 3,4-dihydroxy-2-butanone-4-phosphate synthase/GTP cyclohydrolase II: protein MIKPIESAIEEIKSGRMIILVDSEDRENEGDLVVAAEFADKEKINFMATYGRGLICMPMEGERLKKLGLNRMVDDYSLGDKHGTAFTVSVDAKHGTSTGISAQDRAITVQALLDEKTVSADLMRPGHLFPLQAVPGGVLRRAGHTEAAVDLSKLSDLYPAGVICEIMNDDGTMARLPDLEKFAEKHGLNIYTIEDLIRYRRAKENLIRLEVESKLPTEYGEFTIRAYSTLIDDKIHVALIKGEIKKEETAMVRVHSECLTGDIFSSNRCDCGPQLHAALEMIAKEGQGVLLYMRQEGRGIGLINKLKAYNIQDKGYDTVEANEKLGFAPDLRDYGIGAQILRDIGIGKMKILTNNPRKIVGLEGYGLEVVERIPIEIQPGSDNHGYLMTKKLKLGHILGLG from the coding sequence ATGATCAAACCCATTGAGAGTGCAATCGAAGAAATCAAATCCGGAAGAATGATCATTCTTGTGGATTCGGAAGACAGAGAAAACGAGGGCGACCTCGTAGTCGCGGCCGAATTCGCGGATAAGGAAAAGATCAACTTTATGGCCACCTATGGTCGAGGGTTGATTTGTATGCCGATGGAAGGGGAGAGACTGAAAAAGTTGGGCCTCAACCGGATGGTAGACGATTATTCTCTGGGGGACAAACACGGAACTGCATTTACGGTTTCTGTGGACGCTAAACACGGAACCTCGACAGGGATTTCGGCTCAGGATCGTGCGATTACCGTGCAAGCGCTGTTAGATGAAAAAACGGTTTCGGCGGATTTGATGAGACCGGGGCATCTTTTTCCTTTGCAAGCGGTTCCGGGTGGGGTTTTGAGAAGGGCGGGGCATACGGAAGCCGCAGTGGATCTTTCCAAACTCTCCGACCTTTATCCTGCCGGAGTGATCTGCGAGATCATGAACGACGACGGAACCATGGCTCGTCTTCCGGACTTAGAGAAGTTTGCGGAAAAACACGGACTCAATATTTATACAATCGAAGATCTCATTCGTTATAGAAGAGCGAAAGAAAATCTAATTCGCTTGGAAGTGGAATCCAAACTACCGACCGAATATGGGGAATTTACGATTCGTGCGTATTCCACTCTGATCGACGATAAAATTCACGTCGCCTTGATCAAAGGGGAAATCAAAAAAGAAGAAACCGCGATGGTTCGCGTTCATAGTGAATGTTTGACCGGAGACATTTTTTCGAGCAATCGTTGCGACTGCGGTCCTCAGCTTCACGCGGCTTTGGAGATGATTGCAAAAGAAGGACAAGGTGTTCTTCTGTATATGAGACAGGAAGGGCGCGGGATCGGTCTGATTAACAAATTAAAAGCTTATAATATTCAAGATAAAGGATATGATACGGTGGAAGCCAATGAAAAACTCGGCTTTGCACCGGACTTAAGAGACTACGGAATCGGGGCCCAGATCCTAAGAGATATAGGAATCGGAAAGATGAAAATTCTGACGAACAATCCGAGAAAGATCGTGGGTCTGGAAGGTTACGGTTTGGAAGTTGTCGAAAGAATCCCGATCGAAATCCAACCAGGTTCAGATAACCACGGTTATCTGATGACCAAAAAACTTAAACTCGGTCATATCTTAGGATTGGGTTGA
- a CDS encoding SRP-less Sec system protein codes for MKKATVFILLFLFLGNTVLFSQDGEEIDFLEKVAEPKKTVSKKSSNSTPSSTKSSKKKEKKKSKKKKSKKPSTSPQNPENTKKNVEPSRNGEETSNSGNNSNSSNSSNTNSQTKESSSRNVEEQQLASVSKVDTGDLPKPYWVNEEVKVKPSGLPGYTAPAEPEKSEQGPSFQSRLSDILKLGEDKKKEEEKKKVQEGQKSGSFTGFISDYKKPIIIVVFILLFALYRLKAGKSRGSSGRRSPVTINKMRRD; via the coding sequence ATGAAAAAAGCTACGGTCTTCATTCTACTCTTTCTATTTCTTGGGAACACAGTTTTGTTTTCCCAGGACGGGGAAGAAATCGACTTCCTCGAAAAGGTTGCCGAACCGAAAAAGACCGTCAGCAAAAAGTCTTCCAACTCGACCCCTTCTTCCACAAAATCTTCTAAGAAAAAAGAGAAGAAAAAGTCGAAAAAGAAAAAATCAAAAAAGCCCTCCACTTCTCCTCAGAATCCGGAAAATACAAAGAAGAATGTGGAACCTTCCCGTAACGGTGAGGAAACGTCGAATTCCGGAAACAATTCGAATTCATCCAATTCTTCCAATACGAATTCACAGACAAAAGAATCTTCTTCTCGTAACGTAGAAGAACAACAACTCGCGAGTGTTTCCAAAGTCGACACGGGAGATCTTCCGAAACCGTATTGGGTGAACGAAGAAGTAAAAGTAAAACCTTCCGGGCTTCCGGGATATACCGCTCCCGCGGAACCTGAAAAATCCGAGCAGGGTCCTTCTTTTCAGAGTCGCCTCTCCGACATACTCAAGTTAGGCGAAGACAAGAAAAAGGAAGAAGAGAAAAAGAAAGTTCAGGAAGGACAGAAGTCCGGATCCTTTACGGGTTTTATCTCCGACTATAAAAAACCCATCATCATTGTAGTATTTATTTTATTATTTGCTTTGTATCGATTGAAAGCGGGAAAATCGCGCGGAAGTTCCGGTCGCAGATCCCCGGTGACGATCAATAAAATGAGAAGAGACTAG
- a CDS encoding bifunctional diaminohydroxyphosphoribosylaminopyrimidine deaminase/5-amino-6-(5-phosphoribosylamino)uracil reductase RibD translates to MSSLPESFREELRKLAFLSTGESSPNPPVSCLITNVENTKIFAQGRTSPTGGPHAERNAYSEFLKNGYSDTPHNVWVTLEPCSHHGKTPPCLDLIFEYRPKTLYYGWNDPNPLVKIKNGLEECVEKGINVVQDSTLQTIAKESLFGFASRLETQTPSMIFKTAVSKEGFFASSDKRRTQLSGKLSSYYSSLLRAKCDAVLVGPGTLFHDVPGLDFRFSKLGSTESMKNLTKEFQKTEGLPVQEFQENFSGASALLKNILKLGMDSDIQRIHEVFENAYQPYRVFIIFEERNVTKEFLEKQKGINRRIGSRKCIFLIKKDFLLGEEIKEELRALSEKELFLIDSNFLAEETLRILSEIGVNLLLVEGGNLIYETFQSRMKANDTILKIRTATSIQEGIEPNLKTDESSLLWKANLEEDQWEAHRCLQDS, encoded by the coding sequence ATGTCTTCCCTCCCGGAATCGTTTCGGGAGGAATTGCGTAAACTTGCCTTTCTTTCCACGGGTGAAAGTTCTCCGAACCCGCCCGTTTCTTGTCTCATCACAAACGTCGAAAATACGAAGATATTCGCACAAGGAAGAACCTCTCCGACTGGCGGACCTCACGCTGAAAGAAACGCATATTCCGAATTTCTAAAGAACGGATATTCCGATACGCCGCATAACGTATGGGTCACGCTCGAACCTTGTAGTCATCACGGAAAAACTCCTCCCTGCCTCGACTTAATCTTTGAATACAGACCGAAGACCCTTTATTACGGGTGGAACGATCCGAATCCTTTGGTAAAAATAAAAAACGGATTGGAAGAATGTGTAGAGAAGGGAATCAATGTCGTCCAAGATTCTACTTTACAAACGATCGCAAAAGAAAGCCTTTTTGGATTTGCTTCTCGTTTAGAAACACAAACCCCTTCCATGATTTTTAAAACTGCGGTTTCTAAAGAAGGTTTTTTTGCATCCTCCGATAAAAGAAGAACCCAACTTTCCGGAAAACTTTCCTCTTATTATTCATCTTTACTACGCGCGAAATGTGACGCGGTCCTGGTAGGTCCGGGAACTTTGTTTCACGATGTTCCCGGATTGGATTTTCGGTTTTCAAAACTGGGATCTACCGAATCGATGAAAAATCTTACAAAAGAATTTCAGAAAACCGAAGGACTTCCCGTTCAGGAATTTCAGGAGAATTTTTCCGGAGCCTCCGCCTTACTTAAGAATATTCTAAAATTGGGAATGGATTCGGATATTCAAAGAATCCACGAAGTTTTTGAAAACGCATACCAACCGTATCGAGTATTCATTATATTCGAAGAAAGGAATGTAACAAAAGAATTCCTGGAAAAACAAAAAGGAATCAATCGAAGAATCGGTTCCCGAAAATGTATTTTTCTGATCAAAAAGGATTTTCTCCTCGGAGAAGAAATAAAGGAAGAATTGAGAGCGCTTTCCGAAAAGGAATTATTCTTGATCGATTCAAACTTTCTCGCGGAAGAGACATTGCGGATTCTTTCGGAGATCGGAGTCAATCTCCTGCTCGTGGAAGGTGGAAACCTGATTTACGAAACATTTCAGTCTCGGATGAAAGCGAACGACACAATCTTAAAAATACGAACCGCAACTTCCATTCAAGAAGGAATCGAACCGAATCTGAAAACGGACGAATCCTCTTTGCTCTGGAAGGCGAATCTGGAAGAGGATCAATGGGAGGCGCACAGATGTTTACAGGACTCGTAG